The following proteins come from a genomic window of Amaranthus tricolor cultivar Red isolate AtriRed21 chromosome 14, ASM2621246v1, whole genome shotgun sequence:
- the LOC130799387 gene encoding uncharacterized protein LOC130799387 has translation MGKRRERRRDNDQFVKEKMAFDIMLQRKMKLYCRAYLVDAHILPDDSSKASVSKDTEWQRLHDINRTWIYSTISPSLLPSIVRPDDSALDAWKRVEKNFHNKTFCILHLKSQFNEISLSNFPNVKSYCNELEHIATTLTNHGTTIFDSLLTLQVLLGLTSDNRTFRSLAQHLKPTPSFDSLRSMLELEEHTNNKDKSPS, from the exons ATGGGAAAGAGGAgggaaagaagaagagataaTGATCAATTTGTGAAAGAAAAAATGGCTTTCGATATCATGTTACAGAGAAAAATGAAA CTTTATTGTCGGGCTTATCTTGTTGATGCTCATATTCTTCCCGATGATTCCTCAAAAGCATCAGTCTCTAAAGACACCGAATGGCAACGTCTTCATGACATTAATCGCACATGGATATACAGTACTATTAGCCCAAGTCTTCTTCCATCTATTGTTCGACCCGATGATAGTGCTCTTGACGCTTGGAAACGAGTAGAAAAAAATTTTCACAACAAAACTTTCTGTATTCTTCACCTTAAGTCTCAATTTAATGAAATTTCCCTCTCTAATTTTCCGAATGTCAAATCTTATTGTAATGAACTTGAGCATATTGCTACTACTCTTACCAATCATGGTACTACTATTTTCGATAGTCTTTTGACGCTTCAAGTTTTACTTGGCCTCACCTCCGATAATCGTACATTTCGATCTTTGGCGCAACATTTAAAGCCTACCCCTTCTTTTGATTCTCTTCGGTCCATGCTTGAGTTGGAAGAGCATACTAATAATAAAGACAAATCCCCTTCTTAA